Proteins from a single region of Phycisphaeraceae bacterium D3-23:
- a CDS encoding CHAD domain-containing protein: MIGTPMSSFKRKESVSAASRRLVCAQLESAIQALSRDTKRDNASEADRAIAGARAALELAGPALPRDIVRRDRKRLDAIAKTLGQARLCRRLGNRLDKLIKRAGLDTDDAALKQLRKQIAQHTEGNVALRTRGQRFDPMVYRLVAELAELRGHVGHWPDAKADTPEAPPPGLAAVYRAARNAARKADDEAADITAAHRPIARLGESLTLISKCCPAMLKPQRAMLEASAKPLAALALDARLITSAGQDKSLADLAATLADAAQLDHADAASKLADARHYALAETPQAFTNRVGAYWIAWRMAS, from the coding sequence CAGCTTCAAACGCAAAGAATCCGTCTCCGCCGCCAGCCGTCGGCTGGTGTGTGCCCAGCTCGAGTCCGCGATCCAGGCCCTGTCGCGCGACACCAAACGCGACAACGCCAGCGAGGCCGACCGCGCGATCGCGGGGGCGCGGGCGGCCCTCGAACTGGCCGGGCCCGCCCTGCCGCGCGACATCGTCCGCCGTGACCGCAAACGGCTCGACGCGATCGCCAAGACACTCGGCCAGGCGCGGCTCTGCCGCCGGCTGGGCAATCGCCTGGACAAACTGATCAAGCGGGCAGGCCTCGATACGGACGATGCGGCGCTCAAGCAGCTGCGCAAACAGATCGCGCAGCACACCGAGGGCAACGTCGCGCTGCGCACGCGTGGGCAGCGCTTCGACCCGATGGTCTACCGCCTGGTCGCCGAGCTTGCCGAGCTGCGTGGCCACGTCGGTCACTGGCCCGACGCGAAAGCCGACACGCCCGAGGCGCCGCCGCCGGGGCTGGCCGCGGTCTACCGCGCGGCGCGCAACGCCGCACGCAAGGCCGACGACGAAGCCGCCGACATCACCGCCGCGCACCGCCCGATCGCGCGGCTCGGCGAATCGCTCACGCTGATCAGCAAGTGCTGCCCCGCGATGCTCAAGCCGCAGCGTGCGATGCTGGAGGCGTCCGCGAAACCCCTCGCCGCCCTCGCGCTGGACGCCCGGCTCATCACCTCGGCGGGCCAGGACAAGTCCCTCGCCGACCTGGCCGCGACCCTGGCCGACGCCGCGCAGCTCGACCACGCCGACGCCGCGTCCAAGCTCGCCGACGCGAGGCATTACGCGCTCGCCGAGACCCCGCAGGCGTTTACCAATCGCGTCGGCGCGTACTGGATCGCGTGGCGGATGGCATCATAA
- a CDS encoding dockerin type I domain-containing protein gives MTTHRRLLATFAPVLLAAPALAAVNVNAPMPITHELTVQPIIVSNNNGTDTANYFGSAFQQNDIHNLIDQVWAQAGIDVTWLAPNLWNNTNANQGVYELEDNVFFGDQAPGVGNENPNVIDMYFVEEINEFGVGSFTEGTTAGIAFTPGNGISAFVGSQLLQTGGGRDLIASVMAHEIGHNLGLPHTSGNGINFNLMNSGNGSAAEGEQLTTAQINSALNSPFLQLANTDISDYGPFTVLTAGDSVNGNTGNESITGPLASILSSDTPNFSNNPTSVYQFDHDGIDTDIELLFNNNISDIDLFVHQNDGTVLAGAISETNNETISFDGFAAGTYYISIDDFNDNGVAYTLLIDETVTSDLNGDGFVGAADLDILLAHWGDASGSPLTGDANGDGTVDQADLDIVIGAWGEGTPPSSVIPEPGSLAVLALGGLALTRRRRR, from the coding sequence ATGACGACCCACCGACGACTTCTCGCCACGTTCGCCCCGGTTCTGCTGGCCGCCCCGGCGCTGGCCGCAGTCAACGTCAACGCGCCGATGCCGATCACCCATGAGCTCACCGTCCAGCCGATCATCGTCTCGAACAACAACGGCACGGACACCGCGAACTACTTCGGCAGTGCGTTCCAACAGAACGATATCCACAACCTCATCGACCAGGTCTGGGCGCAGGCCGGCATCGACGTGACCTGGCTCGCGCCCAATCTGTGGAACAACACCAACGCGAACCAGGGCGTCTACGAACTCGAAGACAACGTGTTCTTCGGCGACCAGGCGCCGGGCGTCGGCAACGAAAACCCCAACGTCATCGACATGTACTTCGTCGAAGAAATCAACGAGTTCGGCGTCGGCTCATTCACCGAAGGCACCACGGCCGGCATCGCCTTCACGCCCGGCAACGGCATCTCGGCGTTCGTCGGGTCGCAGCTCCTTCAGACCGGCGGCGGCCGAGACCTCATCGCCTCGGTCATGGCTCACGAGATCGGACACAACCTCGGCCTGCCGCACACCTCGGGCAATGGCATCAACTTCAACCTCATGAACTCCGGCAACGGCAGCGCGGCCGAGGGCGAACAACTCACTACCGCACAGATCAACAGCGCGCTCAATAGCCCGTTCCTCCAACTCGCCAACACCGACATCAGCGACTACGGCCCATTCACCGTCCTCACCGCAGGAGACTCCGTCAACGGCAACACCGGCAACGAATCCATCACCGGCCCGCTCGCCTCGATCCTCAGCAGCGACACGCCGAACTTCTCAAACAACCCGACCTCGGTCTACCAGTTCGACCACGACGGTATCGACACCGACATCGAGCTCCTCTTCAACAACAACATCAGCGACATCGACCTGTTTGTGCATCAGAATGACGGCACCGTCCTCGCGGGGGCGATCTCCGAGACCAACAACGAGACGATCAGCTTCGATGGCTTCGCGGCCGGGACCTACTACATCAGCATCGACGACTTCAACGACAACGGCGTCGCCTACACCCTGCTGATCGATGAGACCGTCACGTCGGACCTCAACGGCGACGGATTCGTCGGCGCGGCCGACCTCGATATTCTGCTGGCCCACTGGGGCGACGCCTCGGGCTCGCCGCTGACGGGTGACGCCAACGGCGATGGCACGGTGGACCAAGCCGACCTCGACATCGTCATCGGCGCGTGGGGCGAAGGCACACCGCCAAGCAGCGTGATCCCCGAGCCCGGGTCGCTGGCGGTGCTGGCGCTGGGCGGGCTCGCGCTAACGCGACGCCGACGGCGGTAG
- a CDS encoding PEP-CTERM sorting domain-containing protein (PEP-CTERM proteins occur, often in large numbers, in the proteomes of bacteria that also encode an exosortase, a predicted intramembrane cysteine proteinase. The presence of a PEP-CTERM domain at a protein's C-terminus predicts cleavage within the sorting domain, followed by covalent anchoring to some some component of the (usually Gram-negative) cell surface. Many PEP-CTERM proteins exhibit an unusual sequence composition that includes large numbers of potential glycosylation sites. Expression of one such protein has been shown restore the ability of a bacterium to form floc, a type of biofilm.), whose amino-acid sequence MNDPIAITHELTVQPIVVSNSDGSDTATYFGTSSQQSAITGFVDEIWAQAGIDVTWLAPNAWNSTDANQGNYGLSTLVNNGDNAGVDSDDPNVLNMYFVQGIQAFGGPFSSENTAAGFAFTPGNGVTQYVGSNLLDFNNGREIIAEVVAHEIGHNLGLPHTDIALFQNLMNGSGTQQPDPPVDDDGGRLIQSQIDTARGSSLLVEVMTSETPDLNGDGFVGAADLDILLANWGSTTGTTATGDANGDGVTNQLDLDIVDANWGEGTPPSSVIPEPGSLAVLAVGGLALLRRRR is encoded by the coding sequence GTGAACGACCCGATCGCGATCACCCACGAACTGACCGTCCAGCCGATCGTGGTGTCCAACAGCGACGGCTCGGACACGGCGACCTACTTCGGCACGTCGTCGCAGCAGTCGGCGATCACGGGCTTCGTCGATGAGATCTGGGCGCAGGCCGGGATCGACGTGACCTGGCTCGCGCCCAACGCGTGGAACAGCACCGACGCGAACCAGGGCAACTACGGCCTGAGCACGCTGGTCAACAATGGCGACAACGCGGGCGTCGATAGCGACGACCCCAACGTGCTGAACATGTACTTCGTCCAGGGCATCCAGGCCTTCGGCGGGCCGTTCAGCTCTGAAAACACCGCTGCGGGTTTTGCGTTTACACCCGGCAACGGGGTGACGCAGTACGTCGGGTCGAACCTGCTCGACTTCAACAACGGCCGAGAAATCATCGCCGAGGTCGTCGCACACGAAATCGGCCACAATCTCGGGCTGCCGCACACCGACATCGCCTTGTTCCAGAACCTGATGAACGGCTCGGGCACACAGCAGCCCGACCCGCCGGTCGATGATGATGGCGGCCGGCTTATCCAGTCGCAGATCGACACCGCGCGGGGTAGTTCGCTGCTGGTCGAGGTGATGACGAGCGAGACGCCCGACCTCAACGGCGACGGGTTCGTCGGCGCGGCCGACCTGGACATCCTGCTCGCCAACTGGGGCAGCACCACCGGCACAACAGCGACGGGCGACGCGAACGGCGACGGCGTGACGAACCAGCTGGACCTCGACATCGTGGATGCGAACTGGGGCGAAGGCACCCCGCCAAGCAGCGTGATCCCCGAGCCCGGGTCGCTGGCGGTGTTGGCTGTCGGTGGTTTGGCACTGCTGCGGCGTCGGCGGTAG